ACCGAAGCCCTCCAATGGTCGCAACCGCCCCGTTGGGTCACCTCCAACTACGAACGCGGCGACATCGCCGGCATCGCCCATCACGAGGGCATCCCCGAGCGCACGCCCCCGACCGTCTCCTGCCCTGCCGGCCTCGCCACCGGGGCCGCCCTCTTCCCGGTGCAAGCCGGCACACCGATTTCCATCGAGGCGCGCATGCCGCTGCCGGAGACCGAACTCAAACGCCAGCCCACCACGCCCGAGCTGACCTGGAGCGAAGCCCTCGCCGCCGCCCCCCGTATCAAATCTCCCGATACGCACTGGAACTTTCTGCACGACGCCGCGCTGCACACCCTGCACCTGCTGTCGCCGCACGACATCTACCCGGGTCCCTACACCTATCGCCGATTCTGGTTCCGCGATGCCTGCCTCATCCTCAACGCCCTGCTCGCGGCCAACGAAATCGACCGCGCCCGTGCCTTGCTCGAAACCTTCCCCGAGCGCCAAAAGAGCGACGGCTACTTTCACTCCCAGGAAGGTGAATGGGACGCCAACGGTCAGGTGCTCTGGATTGCCGACCGCGTCGAACAAGCCGGCGGCCACCTGCTCCCGCAAAAACTCTGGCGCGACCTCGCCCGCGGCGCCGACTGGTTCCGCCTCAAGCGACTCCATGCCGACGGCAAACCCCACGACGGCCTGCTGCCGCCGGGCTTCAGTGCCGAGCACCTCGGCCCCAACGATTATTATTACTGGGACGACCTTTGGGCCCTTGCCGGCCTCCGCGCCGCTGCCCAGATGGCGACCCGCCGCGGCGAGACTCAAGCTGCCCAGACCTGGACCAACGAAGCTGACAATCTCGCTCACGCGCTCCAACGCAGCTTTGCCAAAATCCCCGCCGATGTTACCCGCCACGGTGTGCCCGCCTCCCCCTATCGCCGCATGGATTCCGGCGCCATCGGCACCATGGTGGGCGATTACCCGCTGCAGCTCGACGAGCTCGGGCCGGAACACTTTACCCGCACGGCCGATTGGCTCAGCGAGCATTGCCTTCACCGCGACGGCTTTTTTCAGGACATGATCCACTCCGGCGTGAACGCCTACCTCACGCTCGACCTTGCCCAGACCCTACTCCGGCACGATGACCCGCGTTACCTGCGCTTGGTGCAGGCCGTGGCCGACGCCGCCTCGCCCACCGGCCAATGGCCGGAAGCGATTCACCCGCACACCGGCGGGGGCTGCATGGGCGATGGACAACACGCCTGGGCCGCCGCGGAGTGGATGCTCATGATGCGCGCACTCTTCGTGCGCGAGGAACGCGACCACCTCGTCATCGGCGCCGGCCTGCCGGCAGCTTGGTTCGACCAACGCGAAACCAACGAACTGCACTACGGTCCGACCGCCACCAAATGGGGACCGGTCACGGTGAGTCTGCAGCGCAGCGAATCGGGCAGCACCTGGCGCGTGAAGGTGACCGGCGATTGGCACGGTGAAGCGCCGCGCATGGAGGTCACGATCCCCTGCTTCCAAACCTTCGCGCTCGCCAAGGAACAAAACCCCGTCGCGCTGGAGCGCGCCTGAACAAGTCTGGGCGCATTGCGCAACGCGCACGAGCTGACGCACGCCACCGCTCGGCAGCTGAAGCCGCCACTACAACCGAGAGGCGACCTCTCCCGCAAGTTGTAGCCACCGGCGTGTCGCCCGTGCCGCGCCTGCCCCCCTGCCTCACCGCGCCGTTTTCAGCGCATCACCGAGCGGAAGGCGCTGAAACCGACGCGCCACCAGCGCGGCAGGAACGGCCCCACCCAGTGGTCGATCTGATGCACCCAATGCAACAGGTTGGAGGAGCGGGTGCGACGCCGCGCCCGCATGCGCTTCACCTTCCAATGCATGCGATCGCAGGTGCATTCTAGCACGAGCCAACGCTTCTTTTCGGCTAAAGTCATCGGGGCGGATTCAGGGAGCGCTTTCATCGAGGTAGTCTTTCGTTTGGTAAAGTGAATGGCGTAGCGGGACGACGTCCGGCAGCGCTAGAGATCGGCGCTTTCCATCGAGGCCTGAGTCGCATCGGATGCAGGGGACGGCCCCGCGCTCCGCGAGCCACGAAACTGGCTCATCTCATCCTTCAACGCGTCCAGATCCTGCAGGATCTGCCGCCGCGTTTCGGCAAACGGTTCCCAATTCGCCAGAGTATTCCACACACGCCAGCCGAGTCCGATTGCGAAAAGGATGACCACCCCACCGGCAATGGCCGGCGCGATCACGCGCCATTCGGTGTCCCAAGTCGACGCCACCAGAACCAGGAGCAAGGCCCCCATCGCGGTTTGCACCATAGCGCCAAACAGCAGCGCCGCAAACACCGCCGTGCGGGCTTCTTGCCGGGCTTCGGTCGCTTCCACCGCCGCCAAATCCCAACGGTTGCGCAACGCCCGGCCCATCGTGCGTTCGTTTTCTTCCGGGATCGAGGTGTGGTTGGTTTCCATGACGTTTGTTGGCTGGGGTTTCCCTCACCCGCCTGACGCACGCGAAACCGCACCCGTGCGGGGTGCGGCTCGCGCAACATCAACTACTACTAACTAGTTCGTGAAGCTGGACGAAGTTCACGATCGTGAGCGCCGCGCTCAGGCGGCTTTGCGGGAAGAGCTGGCGAGCACACCGATCAGCGCGCCGATGCCGGCTGCGATACCGACGGCATGATAAGGATGGGTGCGCACGTAGTCGTCGCACTGCGTGAGCTGTTCCTGCGCGCTTTCCTTGGCCTTGAGCGTGGCCTCACGCGCCTTCTGGGTGACCTTCTCGGCGCGGTCGCGGCCGACGGAAATCAATTCGTTGAGACGGTCGGTGAGGTGGCTGGCCTTTTCGTCGGCCTCGCCGCCCTTTTCGGCGAGCAGCACTTCGGCTTCACGCATGAGGGAACGCAGTTCGTTGGTGGCGGATTCGATATCAGGTTTCTTAGCTTTCATGGTATTTGTGGTTTGGATACTTGGGTTGAGCTTAACCCCTGTCCCGTAGCGGGGAACGCCCGGGGCAAGGGCGGTAAAGCGGTGTCTGAATGGTCAGGCGTTGGTGCGACCGCCGGATCGCAGGAGGCCGATGCCTCCGCCCACCGCGGCGATGGCGCCAAGCGTGGTGAGGGCGATGCTCTTGTTGGAGGGCGCGTCATTGACGACCTCCGAGACCGCGGAGCCGATTGAGTCGGAGGCCTCCAAGCCGAAGTAGACCAGGATCAGGCCGACAATGAGAATGAGGAGCGGGAAGAGTTTGTTCATGACGAGATTTGGTTAACGCCCTTCCTAGTGCTTCGCCCATGCCAGCCTATACCCCCAATCCCGTTTCCCACTCGCTTCCTGTGCTTTATGTAATTTACAACTAATTCCCCAAAAACAGATTCGGGTATTTTGCATGACCCTCCAGCCGTGCGATCGTGCATTACGCACGCACCATTTCCGCCAGCAGCTCAGTCCTCGTCGTCGACAAGGCGCCGACGCGTGAGCGCGAAATCAAAACTGCGTTGCAGGAGCATGGTCACCGCCAACAGCAGCGCTCCCCAACGCATCTCGGTCTTCATCAGGTGATCGCCCTCCAGTGCGAAAACTGCGAGGGCCAAGCCAAACACTTCCAACATGCTCCAACGCCGGAGCCCGGCCGCCCACACGTTGAGCTCGTCGTTGTCGTCACCTCCGCGCAACCGCCACCACGACGCAAAACTCAACATCCAGGCCGCCACCGGAGTGCCGACCAAAAACAGTCCGGCGAGCACCGCCGCCAGCCAGGCCCCTTCGGTCCACAATACCGGCACAAGACCAACGATGCTGTAATCCCGATCCACCAGTCGCCAGTCCGCCACCCCCAGAAACGGCAGGCTCAGCGTGGCGCCCAAGGCGAAGCCGGAGCACAACAGCCACGACCCGCGCGGCGGAATCGGCGGACGATCATTCTCGCCTCGGCTGGGTCGCAACGCGGCCGACAAAACCTCCCCCGCCGCCATGCTCAAAAGTATCGCCGTAATGAAGAGCGGAATACCCATGAGCGGCGTCGCCCCCACAAACACTTGGTCGGAAGTCAGCACCAGAATCAGGCACACCAAAAATACATCCAGCATCGACCACTTGGCCAGACGCTCCGCCCAGTGCAGCCACTCCCGCAGACGCGCATCCGGCTTACCCGCCAGCGTTACCGCCGCCAGCACGGCCAGTTTGGCAAAGGGAAACACGACCGAGAACGCGACCACCAGAATCGCGAGCACGTAGAGCCCGCTGCTCCAAAACATCTGCACCGAACGGAAAAGCGAATACGGCTCCGTCATCACGCCCCGGCGCAGGTCCATGAACGGCACGAAGAGCACCGCCAGGTTGCACAGAAACGACACCAGCAACACCACCGCGACGCTCCAACGCAGACCGCGGTCGAGTTCCTCCCCCTTAGCCATCGCCGCCCTCCTCATTCTTGCGCGGCGCCTGCATGGCCGACTTCGCCTCCTCCGGTTCCGCCGCCTCGTCATCATCGCGGTCGCCATCGCCCTCCTTCGACGCCTGCGGGTCCACCGCCTGCCGCGAGCGGCGGGTCAGCTCGATCTGCAACGGCGCATCGGAGTCGAAATGCAGGTCACGCTGCGGGAAGGCGATCACGATGCCTTCCGCGGCAAACGCCTCGGCGATCGTGTGGCGCACTTCGTTGAGCGCCTTCAGTCGGTCGTCCAAGCGCGTGTGCAGGATCGCCAGAAAGTTGAGCGAGTTGTCGCCGAACGCATCAAACAGCACGATCGGCTCCGGGTCATCCAGC
This portion of the Actomonas aquatica genome encodes:
- a CDS encoding phage holin family protein; amino-acid sequence: METNHTSIPEENERTMGRALRNRWDLAAVEATEARQEARTAVFAALLFGAMVQTAMGALLLVLVASTWDTEWRVIAPAIAGGVVILFAIGLGWRVWNTLANWEPFAETRRQILQDLDALKDEMSQFRGSRSAGPSPASDATQASMESADL
- a CDS encoding DUF883 family protein, with the translated sequence MKAKKPDIESATNELRSLMREAEVLLAEKGGEADEKASHLTDRLNELISVGRDRAEKVTQKAREATLKAKESAQEQLTQCDDYVRTHPYHAVGIAAGIGALIGVLASSSRKAA
- a CDS encoding DUF3185 family protein, yielding MNKLFPLLILIVGLILVYFGLEASDSIGSAVSEVVNDAPSNKSIALTTLGAIAAVGGGIGLLRSGGRTNA
- a CDS encoding paraquat-inducible protein A, yielding MAKGEELDRGLRWSVAVVLLVSFLCNLAVLFVPFMDLRRGVMTEPYSLFRSVQMFWSSGLYVLAILVVAFSVVFPFAKLAVLAAVTLAGKPDARLREWLHWAERLAKWSMLDVFLVCLILVLTSDQVFVGATPLMGIPLFITAILLSMAAGEVLSAALRPSRGENDRPPIPPRGSWLLCSGFALGATLSLPFLGVADWRLVDRDYSIVGLVPVLWTEGAWLAAVLAGLFLVGTPVAAWMLSFASWWRLRGGDDNDELNVWAAGLRRWSMLEVFGLALAVFALEGDHLMKTEMRWGALLLAVTMLLQRSFDFALTRRRLVDDED